A DNA window from Paenibacillus andongensis contains the following coding sequences:
- the ggt gene encoding gamma-glutamyltransferase, producing the protein MLNIMPRAERAMIATPHYLASSVGSAILQQGGNAFDSAIAISATLGVVYPHMTGLGGDAFFLMHDASTGSFTGFNGSGKSAAQATPDFYKAKGLHTIPQRGILSAITVPGMVDAWWQVWEKYGKLPWEKLLDPAIAYAENGFPISRNLLFWMRKDEAFIRASEQLSALYMANGELLKEGDRLVQKDMAQTLRIVQREGRDAFYKGSLMQTVVDSIQRDGGLLLEDDFRTYSGEWVELLSTTYRGYDIYQMPPNSQGFTALMMMNMLENIEVSSVPRASANFYHIMSEVIKKAFKDRDLYLTDPRFREIPLERLLSKAYAAELWHEIQAEPLKVSEHLSPAIGQDTAYAAVVDDEGNSVSFIQSLYFDFGSAYVPGDTGIIMQNRGSFFSLDPACANVLEPNKRSFHTLMPAMVSKAGKPYMLFGTQGGEGQPQTQLSILTGVLDYGLSIQEAISLPRWVYGRTWGEDGDALKLEHRLDGEVYARLKRWGHRVEPVNPWDGIMGQAQGIVIDEKGFMSGAADPRGDGLAIGW; encoded by the coding sequence CGCGATTGCGATCAGTGCGACGCTAGGGGTCGTCTACCCGCATATGACGGGGCTTGGCGGGGATGCCTTTTTCCTCATGCACGATGCCTCGACGGGCAGCTTTACGGGCTTTAATGGAAGCGGGAAGTCAGCTGCGCAGGCGACGCCTGATTTTTACAAAGCTAAAGGGCTGCATACGATTCCGCAAAGAGGAATTCTAAGTGCAATAACCGTTCCGGGGATGGTTGATGCCTGGTGGCAAGTATGGGAGAAGTACGGAAAGCTGCCGTGGGAGAAGCTGCTGGATCCAGCCATTGCTTATGCGGAAAACGGTTTTCCTATCTCGCGCAATTTGCTTTTTTGGATGCGCAAGGATGAGGCTTTCATTCGGGCTTCTGAGCAGTTGAGTGCCTTATATATGGCGAATGGCGAGCTTTTGAAGGAAGGGGATCGTCTGGTCCAGAAAGATATGGCCCAAACGTTACGTATAGTTCAACGTGAAGGTAGAGATGCCTTTTATAAAGGCTCCTTGATGCAAACCGTGGTTGATAGCATTCAGCGGGACGGCGGTTTACTGCTGGAAGATGATTTCCGTACTTATTCGGGAGAATGGGTGGAACTGCTTTCGACAACCTACCGTGGGTATGACATTTATCAAATGCCGCCGAATTCACAGGGATTCACAGCGCTCATGATGATGAATATGCTGGAAAATATAGAGGTAAGCAGCGTTCCGCGAGCCTCCGCGAACTTTTATCATATCATGTCAGAAGTGATTAAAAAGGCGTTCAAAGACCGTGATCTTTACTTGACGGATCCCCGTTTTCGGGAAATTCCGCTGGAGCGTCTGCTTTCAAAAGCCTATGCGGCGGAGCTCTGGCATGAGATTCAGGCAGAACCTCTCAAGGTGAGCGAACACTTGTCACCAGCGATCGGGCAGGATACGGCCTATGCGGCTGTCGTTGATGATGAAGGGAATTCGGTTTCATTTATACAAAGCTTGTATTTCGACTTTGGTAGCGCTTATGTACCAGGCGATACGGGCATTATTATGCAAAATCGGGGCTCTTTTTTCTCACTTGACCCTGCGTGCGCGAACGTTCTAGAGCCTAACAAAAGGTCATTTCATACGTTAATGCCTGCCATGGTGAGCAAAGCCGGGAAACCTTACATGCTATTCGGTACACAGGGGGGAGAGGGTCAGCCGCAAACACAGCTTTCCATACTGACAGGCGTGCTGGATTATGGTTTGTCCATTCAAGAAGCTATATCTCTTCCGCGTTGGGTATACGGCCGTACGTGGGGGGAAGATGGCGATGCGCTGAAGCTCGAGCACCGTCTCGATGGCGAGGTATATGCACGTTTGAAAAGATGGGGACATCGCGTTGAACCCGTGAATCCTTGGGATGGGATTATGGGGCAAGCGCAGGGCATTGTGATTGATGAGAAAGGTTTCATGAGCGGTGCTGCGGATCCTCGCGGTGATGGTTTAGCGATCGGCTGGTAG